A DNA window from Maribellus comscasis contains the following coding sequences:
- a CDS encoding DUF2149 domain-containing protein has product MRRRRLLQKNEDQDPLSVLTNLFDIAMVFAVALMVALVTRYQMNEFFSKDDFTMVKNPGTEQMEIITKKGEKIEKYKPSEDTNENGTRGKRVGVAYQLDDGQIIYVPE; this is encoded by the coding sequence ATGAGAAGGAGACGGTTGTTACAAAAGAATGAAGACCAGGATCCGTTGTCGGTTTTAACCAATCTGTTTGATATAGCCATGGTTTTTGCCGTGGCATTGATGGTAGCCTTGGTTACCCGTTACCAGATGAATGAATTTTTCTCGAAAGATGATTTTACAATGGTTAAAAATCCCGGAACGGAACAAATGGAAATTATCACTAAAAAAGGGGAGAAAATAGAAAAATATAAACCATCTGAAGATACAAACGAAAATGGGACAAGAGGGAAAAGGGTTGGTGTTGCATATCAACTGGATGACGGACAGATTATTTACGTGCCGGAATGA
- a CDS encoding TetR/AcrR family transcriptional regulator, translated as MQTQKEGIRKIILQVARKEFIEKGFKDASMRNIAKDAKVGLSNIYNYFRNKDEIFREILSGLLSAMDKVMEEHNSPKYISVDIFSSEEYMRSQIDMFVKLIDNYKEDFKLLLFKSSGSSLGNYREEFIELQTQVGKEYIALMKEKFPTINGGVSDFFIHTMSSWWMSIIGELVMHDLSHRELEDFIREYMEFGTAGWKKLMQVKD; from the coding sequence ATGCAAACACAAAAAGAAGGGATTAGAAAAATCATTCTGCAGGTAGCCCGCAAAGAATTTATAGAAAAGGGATTTAAAGATGCTTCTATGCGGAATATAGCAAAGGATGCAAAAGTAGGGCTAAGTAATATTTATAATTATTTCAGGAATAAAGATGAAATATTCCGTGAAATATTATCAGGCCTTTTAAGTGCAATGGACAAAGTAATGGAAGAGCATAACAGCCCCAAATATATCAGTGTCGACATTTTCAGTTCGGAAGAATATATGCGAAGCCAGATTGATATGTTTGTGAAACTAATCGATAATTACAAAGAAGATTTCAAGCTGTTATTATTCAAATCCTCCGGCTCCTCACTTGGTAATTACCGGGAAGAGTTTATTGAATTACAGACCCAGGTTGGCAAAGAATACATTGCCCTGATGAAAGAAAAGTTTCCGACAATTAACGGTGGGGTATCTGATTTTTTTATTCACACCATGAGTTCCTGGTGGATGAGCATAATAGGCGAACTGGTAATGCACGATTTATCGCACCGAGAACTGGAGGATTTTATCAGGGAGTATATGGAATTCGGAACTGCCGGCTGGAAAAAGCTAATGCAGGTGAAAGATTAA